The genomic region tggtgaccacagaccacttctcagttcctatgcttcctggctgatgttttggtcactgttgaatgctggcggtgctttcactctagtggtagcatgagactgagtctacaacccacacaagtggctcaggtagtgctgctcatccaggatggcacatcaatgcgagctgtggcaagaaggtttgctgtgtctgtcagcgtagcgcctccatgctctggacactatcaggagacaggccagtacatcaggagacgtggaggaggccgaaggagggcaacaacccagcagcaggaccgctacctccgcctttgtgccatgaggagcaggaggagcactgacagagccctgcaaaatgacctccagcaggccacaaatgtacatgtgtctgctcaaacggtcagaaacagactccatgaggatgGTATCAGGGCCCgtcgtccacaggtgggggttgtgcttacagcccaacactgtgcaggacgtttggcatttgccagagaacaccaagattaacaaattcgccactggcgccctgtgctcttcacagatgaaagcaggttcacactgagcacatgtgacaggcgtgacagtctggagacgccgtggagaacgttctgctgcctgcaacatcctccagcatgaccggtttggcggtgggacagtcatggtgtggggtggcatttctttggggggccgcacagccctccatgtgctcgccagaggtcgcctaactgccattaggtaccgagatgagatcctcagaccccttgtgagaccatatgctggtgcggttggccctgggttcctcctaatgcaagacaatgctagacctcatgtggctggagtgtgtcagcagttcctgcaagaggaaggcattgatgctatggactggctcgcccgttccccagacctgaatccaattgagcacatctgggacatcatgtctcgctccatccaccaacgtggcgttgcaccacagactgtccaggagttggcggatgctttagtccaggtctgggaggagatccctcaggagaccatctgccacctcatcaggagcatgcccaggcgttgtaggaggtcatacaggcacgtggggggcacacacactactgagcctcattttgacttgttttaaggacattacatcaaagttggatctgcctgtagtgtggttttccactttaattttgagtgtgactacaaatccagacctccatgggttgataaatttgatttccattgatgattttgttgtcagcacattcagctatgtaaagaaaaaagtatttaatacgaatatttcattcattcagatctaggatgtgttattttagtgttccctttattttttgagcagtgtagaatTATAGGAATAAAAAATCTGATGTTGGTCAGAAAATAGAAGTGATAAGCTTAGGCattctatttctgtttaaaatcCCCTCAATGACCATGGTGTCTGGTAAACCTTTGGGGATGTTTATTATGAACAAcactagggatgcacaatatattaGTGAGCATTTACTTTGAGAGGTTTTGTTCATAATAAACATCCCCAATCGTCCATCTGGTCCACCATTTTGTTTTTCAGCATCAGAGCCCATGGATGTGGAGAGTCCCACCGGCACAGGATACTTAGTGACCGATATCATATCAGTGTCAGCGTAAGTTTAGAGTAGGCTACCCTTCCTGTTACTTAATCTGTAACAGGAAGACATTTTATTTGCAATGTTCTGGTTTGGGTATAATCCATAATCTGACTTAATTGCCCCTTATTTTTGCAATGTGTTTTAGTGACCCATCTAGACAGCAAGACAAGATGATGTTCATGTTGCCAGAAGAGCCCAGTGGACCAGTGCTCCATTGTCGGAGTGGAAGTCCTAAGAATATTGATACTGCTGTGGTAAGTTAcataatgtatttaactaggcaagtccgttaacaaccaattcttattttataataatggcctaccggggaacagtgggttaactgccttgtcagctccgggattcgaTCCAGTGATCCAGGTGAGTGCAGGTTGTGGTATATTGTATATCTTAAATGAATGCCTACATTCAGATATAGATCTCTCTGTTCAATATCACTTCACCTTCTGTTCAATATCACTTCACGcatccctggggggggggggggttgaatgtAAGCATTCAATGCAGATTTTTGAATGTAAGCATTTAAATCTGTCacattggatggaaacctagttacTGTTTGGAAATGGGGCAGAACCATTGTGTTGAGATTGAGGTCATGGGGAAGGGAGGACAACAAGCTGATGCATGCCAGGCAtataaatgtgaattattattcaTGTTGTAGTCAGGTTCCTGTTTCTATCATAGACATACTTTTTCGTAATAAGTTTACTGTTATTGCTCATTGTTCTAGATGGCCCAGTGGTGCCAGCTGAAACTACTGGAGTCTAAATACCAGGAGCAGGTCCACCAGCTCTATGATGACTCCTTCCCCATGGACATCAGACAGTACCTCAGCAAGTGGATTGAGAGCATTGACTGGTAAGCAAGCAGGGATGAAGGCTGCTGTTAAAATGGATATACAAAGATCTATTCTATTTGACTGGTATTCTCCTGTACTCTACCCTTTTCAATTATATctgtattttattgtatttcatctgGTTCATCCAATCTTAATTTCCCTGTGAATCCATATCTATGTAGAGATAATGTTGCTGTTCTGAGATTTATATACGGTATGTCAATGATTCAATCCATAGGGATAATGTGGCTGTTGACGAATCCCTGGCCACTGTCCGCTTCCACGATCTCCTAGCCCATCTTGATGACCAACACAGCCGCTTCGCCCTGGAAAACAACTTCCTGCTACAACACAACATCCGCAAGATCAAGAGAAACCTCCAGGTGTAGTACTATCTCAGTTACATCTTTTCAGGACAGACCTTACTGCCAGTGGCCTTCCATACTTTATTGCTTGTATGTTACAGGAATGATTAATTAAAAGTTGTACATTATGGTGCTAATTTCCCCTTTTAACTCCTGAAATAGATTGATTTTGAATGAGTTGTTGATGTGGAATTTATGACCCCAATGTCAGTAAATGTTTTTTGAGTTTGTAGTAAAAAAGTACCCACTTTTCCAGGACTGCTTTCAGGAGGACCCCGTTCACTTGGCCATGATCATCTCCAGAAACCTGAAGGAGGAGCGGAGGATTCTGGCTGCTGCCAAAAGCATAGAGGTGCTCTGCATGAACTTGTATTGACATACATTGTAATTAATAAAATCACCACACGTCTTTCTCTATCCGTGCTGTCAGATATTGTAGATGATACATATCTGTATATTGGAGTGTTTACATGCTTTAACTGTGCAGTTAAATGAACAGTATTTTCCTCTTCAGAccgacagagagaacacacagaccaGCATGGTTCTGGAGAAGCAAAAgctggacaacaaagtcaaagacATGAAAAACAAGGTTCAGGTGAGTTATCATTTCCATCATATACTAGATGTTGATTGTTTCCTTGTGGAACAGTTCTATCAGTGATTTGCAGTACATATTCATGCATGTCAGGTTTGCCATCTATCTGATCCAACGTGTTTATCTCACTTGCTAGGAAGCGGATCAGAATATAAAGTCTCTGGAATACCTTCAAGACGAGCATGACTTTAAGAAAAAAACTCTTAAGAACAGAGGTGAGGTGTTTAATTCTTAATCTGTAATAGATCGTTTATTTACAGGTCTGTGTTTCAGGTTTAGTCAGTAAGTGAATGTTTTTCCTTCTCCCACTTTAGAACATGAAATGAACGGGCTGACACCCAAACAGCTGGAACACGAGAAGCTGCAGATTGTAGAGATGTGTTTCAAGCTGAAGTTCAAGAGAGTGGTAAGAGGGGTCATGATGGGTCacgattagaggtcgaccgattaatcggcaaggccaattaattagggccgatttcaagttttcataacaattggccTTTTGggtgccgattatggccgattacattgcaatccacgaggagattgcgtggcaggctgaccacctgtttcgcgagtgcagcatcaaaaggaccttgtggctacaaggagccaaggtaagttgctagctagcattagttTATGAGAAGTTTATCAATCTTCACataaaccatgtgtagttaactagtgattatgatattactaggttaactagcttgtcctgcgttgcatataatcaaagcCGTGCCTATTAATTTATcttcgaatcacagcctacttcaactttgccaaacgggtgatttaacaaaagcacatctGTGAGAAatgcacaatcgttgcacaaatatacctaaccataaacatcaatgccttcattaaaatcaatacacagaagtatatatttaaacctgcatattttgttaatactgcctgctaacatgcatttattttaactaaGGAAATTgtttcacttctcttgcattcagtgcaagcagagtcatgGCACAGGCAACAGTTTTGGCCTTagcatttcttcctaacaaagaccataattaatttgtcagaattttacataattatgacataacattgaaggttgtgcaatttaacagcaatatttagacttagagtTGCCATCCgtttgataaaatacggaacggttccgtatttcactgaaataataaacgttttttgttttcgaaatgattgTTTCCGGATTTGACAATATTAATGACCaatggctcgtatttctgtgtgtctatgatttgatagagcagtctgactgagcggtggtaggcaacagcaggctcgtaagcattcattcaaacagcactttactgcgtttgccagcagctcttagcaatgcttgaagcacagcgctgtttatgacttcaagcctatcaactcccgagattaggttgGCCATACTTAAgcgcctattagaacatccaatagtcaaaggtatatgaaatacaaatgatatagagagaaatagtcgacgcgtcaTAATTCCGATAACTACAACCttaaacttcttaactgggaatattgaaaactcatgttataaggaaccaccagctttcttatgttctgagcaaggaacttaaacgttagctttttttacatggcacatattgcacttttactttcttctccaacactgtttttgcattattgaaaccaaattgaacatgtttcattatttatttgagactaaatagattttatttatgtgttatattaggttaaaataaaagtgttcatcgttcattcagtattgttgtaattgtcattattacataaATATAAAAATCGACCGATTTTAATCTGTATCTTTTTTtgatcctccaataatcggtatcggcgttgaaaaaatcATTATCAGTCGACTTCTAGCCATGATGACGTTAAACAGTGCAATGTCATTTTACCATGACATTGTACTGTGAATAAAAAAAATGCATTGACAAAAAGCATGAATAATCATGCATCAAGCACCGCTAAGAATACCATGTATCATGGTCTGTCTGAATGACTAAGAGTGTATTACCTAGTTATAACCAGCATGCTCATATTGAAGAGTAGATGACGGTTATAGAGTAAATAATAACTATACGTATGTTGTCTGCCTCCACAGGAAGTGGTTGGCCAGTTGGCGGAGGTGCTCAACGTGGCCGAGGAGGTCCAATCAGACTTGATCTCAGAGGAGCTGCCTGAGTGGAAGAAGAGGCAGCAGAGGTCCTGTATTGGAAGACCACCCAACGCATGTCTGGACCAACTGCAGAACTGGTGAGGAGACTAGTTCATTCTTTTGGGAATCTCttgtctgatgaagcaaaaagaTGAATTTAGGAACCCAACAAAATAAAGTATTGTTCTTATTCTGCTTCATCTTCTTCTTCCCCTGTAGGTTCACAGCGGTGGCAGAAAGCCTGCAGCAGGTGAGGCAGCAGCTGAAGGAGCTCCAGGAACTAGAGCAGAAGTACACATACGACAACGACCCAATCAAACAGCAGAAAGGCTTCCTGGAGGGGCGGGCCTTGGCACTGTTCCGGAACCTCCTAGAACAGTGAGTGACACCACACTTGTATTCCGAAGTTAAACACCCACTCTGTTTTTGCTGCCGTTTTTGATCATTTAAATTGTGTATATATATGCGcctctatacagtatatcacctCAAAATTCCTtgtgtctctgtggtgtgtcttAGTTCCTTGGTGGTAGAGAGACAGCCCTGTATGCCCACATATCCACAGAGACCTCTGGTGCTGCAGACAAAGATGCTGTTCACTGTCAAGCTCAGGTAAGCACAAACACAACAGCACCTCCCGTCTGTAGTTCTTCCCATCTGTAGTTCCTATGGATCCTTACAGTCCTGGGTGAGTTTTAATTTGTatttcctctctagatttcttgtGAAGCTCCCGGAATTCAACTATCAACTCAAAGTGAAAGCTTTGTTTGACAAGTAAGTAAAGGAGTGTGGTGTTATTTTGTCCTGCTCTTGAATTTGATGTGAATACATAACTAAAGGGGGAATGCACGTTTTCTTTTCTCTCCAGGGACGTTACAGAAAAGAAAGGGTTTCGTAAGTTCAACATATTGGGCACCAACACAAAAGTTATGAATATGGAGGAGTCAAATGGAAGCTTGGCTGCAGAGTTTCGCTCCTTGGTAAGCTAGCACCATTTCAA from Oncorhynchus kisutch isolate 150728-3 linkage group LG5, Okis_V2, whole genome shotgun sequence harbors:
- the LOC109890433 gene encoding signal transducer and activator of transcription 1-alpha/beta isoform X4, yielding MAQWCQLKLLESKYQEQVHQLYDDSFPMDIRQYLSKWIESIDWDNVAVDESLATVRFHDLLAHLDDQHSRFALENNFLLQHNIRKIKRNLQDCFQEDPVHLAMIISRNLKEERRILAAAKSIETDRENTQTSMVLEKQKLDNKVKDMKNKVQEADQNIKSLEYLQDEHDFKKKTLKNREHEMNGLTPKQLEHEKLQIVEMCFKLKFKRVEVVGQLAEVLNVAEEVQSDLISEELPEWKKRQQRSCIGRPPNACLDQLQNWFTAVAESLQQVRQQLKELQELEQKYTYDNDPIKQQKGFLEGRALALFRNLLEHSLVVERQPCMPTYPQRPLVLQTKMLFTVKLRFLVKLPEFNYQLKVKALFDKDVTEKKGFRKFNILGTNTKVMNMEESNGSLAAEFRSLRLQEQRVTGRGKKEGPLIVTEELHCICFESELRQSGLEIKLETISLPIVVISNCNQLPSGWASILWYNMLTSEPQDLEFFLNPPAVSWGQLSEVLSWQFSSVTKRGLNDEQLGMLADKLLGQKAQRNPEGLISWTMFGAVKSLSEKRFPFCLWIEDILDLIKRHLLSLWNDGCILGFVSKERAKAMLTGKCPGTFLLRFSESSRDGAITFTWVEHDLYDKPVFHAVEPYTKKKLSVISLPEIIRNYKVMAAGNIPENPLCFLYPDIPKVKAFGKFYTRASEASEPMDVESPTKTGYMKKYFISVSEVHPSRLQDKMMLMSREVFEELKRLLVLHYWRRSPKNIDTAVCIWTRPRGPG